The Punica granatum isolate Tunisia-2019 chromosome 4, ASM765513v2, whole genome shotgun sequence genome has a window encoding:
- the LOC116202393 gene encoding protein NRT1/ PTR FAMILY 4.3-like, which produces MEMDQSRRQMELNKHHQMMEEAAEEEEEATLDWRGRPSDPSKHGGMRAASFLLGLQAFEIMGIAAVGNNLITYVINEMHFSLSKSANTVTNFVGTIFILALLGGFLSDSYLGCFWTILIFGFLELSGFILLSVQAHLPQLKPPKCDMMHPGVDEPCIEAKGFKALIFLVALYLVALGSGCVKPNMIAHGADQFNTNSPKQAKRLSSYFNAAYFAFSLGELFALTVLVWVQTHSGMDVGFGVSAAAMAMGLISLVSGTFYYRNKRPRGSIFTPIAQVFVAAIRKRNLDLPSNTQILHGSQDNVPNNKSNGGNLLHTERFRFLDKACIKTQDQAKATESPWRLCTVTQVEQVKTLISVIPIFACTIVFNTILAQLQTFSVQQGSSMDTHLTSSFTIPPASLQSIPYLLLILLVPLYDRLFVPFARRLTGHESGISPLLRIGLGLFLATFSMIAAALMEKKRRDAAVRSGHVLSIFWITPQFLIFGLSEMFTAVGLIEFFYKQSLKGMQAFLTAITYCSYSFGFYFSSVLVSLVNNVTSSGNGGGWLRDNDLNKDRLDLFYWLLAVLSFLNFLNYLFWSKWFSYNPSTISSLVSQNNKEVNCEEGLMMASNPNNMMIKRVGGNDNYHSMP; this is translated from the exons GGCTGCAGGCGTTTGAGATAATGGGGATAGCGGCGGTGGGCAACAACCTCATAACCTACGTGATCAATGAGATGCACTTCTCCCTCTCCAAGTCAGCCAACACCGTCACCAACTTCGTCGGCACCATCTTCATCCTCGCCCTTCTCGGCGGCTTCCTATCCGACTCCTACCTCGGCTGCTTCTGGACCATCCTCATCTTCGGCTTCCTTGAGCTCTCC GGTTTTATATTGTTGTCGGTGCAAGCGCACTTGCCCCAGCTCAAACCACCGAAATGCGACATGATGCACCCCGGAGTCGATGAGCCATGCATCGAGGCCAAGGGGTTCAAGGCCCTCATATTCTTAGTGGCACTCTACTTGGTAGCCCTAGGGAGTGGGTGCGTCAAGCCCAACATGATAGCTCATGGGGCCGACCAGTTCAACACCAACAGCCCCAAGCAGGCTAAGCGGCTCTCCTCCTACTTCAACGCTGCCTACTTCGCCTTCTCCCTCGGCGAGCTCTTCGCCCTGACCGTCCTAGTCTGGGTCCAGACGCACTCCGGGATGGACGTCGGGTTCGGGGTTTCCGCCGCTGCCATGGCCATGGGGTTGATCAGCTTGGTGTCGGGGACTTTCTATTACCGTAATAAACGCCCTCGTGGAAGTATCTTCACGCCGATCGCTCAG GTTTTTGTGGCAGCAATACGAAAGAGGAATTTGGATCTTCCATCAAACACACAAATCCTTCACGGAAGCCAAGACAATGTGCCAAATAACAAAAGCAATGGTGGCAACCTTTTACACACCGAAAGGTTCAG GTTCTTGGACAAGGCATGCATCAAGACACAAGACCAGGCAAAGGCAACGGAGAGCCCATGGAGGCTATGCACAGTGACCCAAGTGGAGCAAGTGAAGACACTCATCTCAGTCATCCCAATCTTTGCATGCACAATAGTGTTCAATACCATCTTAGCCCAACTTCAAACCTTCTCAGTCCAGCAGGGCAGCTCCATGGACACCCACCTCACCTCCTCCTTCACCATCCCCCCTGCCTCCCTCCAGTCCATCCCTTacctcctcctcatcctcctcgtCCCCCTCTATGATCGCCTCTTCGTCCCCTTCGCCCGACGCCTCACCGGCCACGAGTCGGGGATCTCCCCGCTCCTCCGCATTGGCCTCGGCCTCTTCCTCGCCACCTTCTCCATGATCGCCGCCGCCCTcatggagaagaagaggagggatGCCGCCGTGAGGTCGGGCCACGTCCTCTCCATCTTCTGGATCACGCCTCAGTTCCTCATCTTTGGGCTGTCAGAGATGTTCACAGCGGTCGGGCTTATCGAGTTCTTCTACAAGCAGTCCCTCAAGGGGATGCAGGCCTTCCTCACCGCCATCACCTATTGCTCGTACTCGTTCGGGTTCTACTTTAGCTCGGTGTTGGTGTCACTGGTGAACAATGTGACCTCGTCGGGCAATGGCGGCGGGTGGCTGAGGGACAATGATCTGAACAAGGACAGGCTTGATCTCTTCTACTGGCTGTTGGCAGTTCTCAGCTTCCTTAACTTCCTCAACTACCTCTTCTGGTCGAAGTGGTTCTCTTACAATCCATCCACAATCAGTTCATTGGTCTCACAAAACAACAAAGAAGTCAACTGTGAGGAGGGCTTGATGATGGCCAGCAACCCTAACAACATGATGATCAAGAGAGTTGGGGGGAATGATAATTATCACAGTATgccataa